In Candidatus Methylomirabilota bacterium, the genomic window GCCCTGGCCATCCGTCTGCTCGAAGAACCGGACGAGCCGATAGCTCTTGTCCGTGAAGTGGGGGTGATTCTGGTAGGTCCCCGTCCACTCCGGCTCCTCTGGCGCGAGCTGGTTCCACTGCTTGCAAGCGACCTGACAGGCGCGGCAGCCGATGCACAGCGAGACGTCCGTGAACATCGCGAGCGTGCGGGCCATGGCTACGACACCCCCTTCCGGACGTTGCAGAGGAGCGCTTTGGACTCCTGGATGAACGTCGTGGGATCGCCGAGGCTCGCCACCAAGTCGTTGGTGATGTCACCGCGGGCGGACTTCATGACGCCCTGGTAGCCCCAGTGCCACGGGATGCCGACCTGGTACACCTTCTTGCCGTCGATGATGAAGGGCTTGATGCGCTCGGTGACCAGCGCCCGGACCTTGATCTTGGCCCGCGGCGTCTCGACGGTGATCATGTCGCCGTTCTGGATCCCGAGCTGTTTGGCCATCTCCGGCCCGATCTCGGCGAAGTGGCCGAAGAACAGCTCGGACAGCCACGGCACGTGGCGCGACATACCGGCCGCGTGGTGCTCCGTGAGCCGATAGGTCGTCAGGACGTACGGATACTTGTCGGGGGTGCCGAGCTTGTTGAGGTCGCCGATGTCCCAGTACTTGGCCACCGGGTTGTTCTGCACCTTGGAGAGCAGGTTCTTGGTCGGCGACTCGAATGGCTCGTAGTGCTCGGGGAACGGGCCGTCCACGACCGAGGCGAAGAATTGCCCGAGGCCGTGCGGGTTCATGATGAACGCGTCGGTGCCGCTGATGCCCTTGAGCGGGCCATCCTTGGCCCGCGGCGCGTCGGGCGCCAGCGTCGGGCCGAAGTCGGGCACGTCGAGGCCCACCCACTTCTTCTCGTCCTTGCTCCACCAGATGAGCTTCTTCTTCTCGCTCCACGGCTTGCCCGAGGGGTCCGCCGAGGCGCGGTTGTAGAGGATGCGCCGGTTGGCCGGCCACACGAAGCCCCAGGTGTGGGCCAGGTAGTCGCCCTCCTTGGGCTTCTCGCGGCGGAGGGCCAGGTTCTTGCCCTCCTCGGGGTAGATGCCGGTGTAGATCCAGTTCCCGCAGGCCGTCGAGCCGTCATCTTTCAGGTGGCCGAAGGTCTTGAGCGGCTGCCCCTGCTTGTAGAGCTCCTTGCCGTCCTTCTCCTTGATGTCCTCCGTGGCGTAGCCGTTGCACTCCTTGAGCACCAGCTCCATGGTGGGCTCCTTCTTCGGGCCCTGGGGCTGGTAGTCCCACACGAGGTCGAGGATGGGCCGGTCCTTCGCGGCCTTGGAGTCCTTGTAGAGCGCCTTCACGCGGTTGCCCACGTCCACGACGAAGGCGGCGTCCGACCGCGCGTCGTCCGGCGGCTCCACGGCCTTCACATGCCACTGGGCCAGCCGCATGGTGTTGGTGATGGAGCCGTCCTTCTCGGCGGCCGGGGCGCCAGGGATGAAGAAGACCTCCACCTTGGAGGACTTGGGATCGATCCCCGGCTCTTTCCAGACGGCGGCGGTGTCGGTCTCGAAGAGGTCGACGACGACCATCCACTCGAGGTTACGGAGCGCCGCCCGCACCATCTTGGCGTTCGGGCTATCGACCGCCGGGTTCTGGCCCATGGAGATGAACCCCTTCACGGCGCCCTTCAGCATGCCGATCGTGAAGTGCTGGTGCGAGTAGGCGTCGGCCTTCTCGCGCTTGGGCATGTAATCGTAGGCGAAGTCATTCTCCTTGGTGGCGGCCGGTCCCCACCAGGCCTTGAGCAGGCTCACGACGAACTTCGGGTTGTTGACCCAATAGCCCCCCTTCGGCGTCGTCTTCTCCAGGTAATCCGTGAAGGTCGGATGCGCCGCCTGGAGCGGCATCGGCGGGTAGCCGGGGAGCATGTGATAGAGGGTGCCGAAGTCCGTGGCCCCCTGGACGTTGGAGTGGCCGCGAAGGGCCACCACGCCGCCGCCCGGCCGACCCACGTTGCCGAGGACCAGCTGCAGCATGCAGAGGGCCCGGATCTGCTGGACGCCGTTGGTGGACTGGTTCAGCTGGAGCGCGTAGGATGCCGTGGCGGTCTTGTCACGCCCCGACGCCGAGCAGTAGGTCTCCGCCACCTTGAGGAAAAGATCCTTGGGGATCCCGCACACCCTTTCCACCATCTCCGGCGTGTAGCGGGAATAGTGGCGGCGCAGGCGTTGCCACACGGCGTTGGGATCGCGCAGCGTGGGATCCTTTTTCGGATAGCCATCGGCGTCGAGCTGGAACTTCCAGGTCGACTGGTCGTAGCTCCGCTTCTGCGCGTCAAAGCCGCTGAACACCCCGTCGAGGTCGGTCGCGGTCTTGAAGCTCGGATCGAGCAGCAGGGGCGCGTTGGTGTAGGCGACGACGTAGTCGTGGAAGTACTTCTTGTTCTCGATGGCGTAGCGGATGAGCCCGCCGAAGAACACAATGTTGGTCCCGGAGCGGATGGGCACCCAGATGTCCGCGGTGGCCGAGGTGCGCGTGAAGCGGGGATCGACGTGGATGATCTTGGCCCCGCGTTCCTTGGCCTTCATCACCCACTTGTAGCTGACCGGATGGCACTCGGCCCAGTTGGAGGTGGGCATGATCACGTCGGCGTTCAGGACGTCGATGAGGTTCGTCGTCATGGCGCCGCGGCCGAAGGTGGCGCCCAGCGCCGGCACCGTGGCCGAGTGGCACAGGCGCGCCGAGTTCTCGAGGTTGACGAGGCCCAGGCCCCGGGAGAGCTTGGCGATGAGGTAGTTCTCCTCGTTGTCGAGCACCGAGGAGCCGAGCCAGGCGACCCCCTCGCAGCGGTTGACCGTGATCTCCTTGTCGCCCGCCTTGGCCTTCTGGACGAACGTCTCGTCGCGCGATTTCCGGACCCGCTGGGCGATCTGCTCCATCATCCAGTCCAGCGGTTTCTCCTCCCAGCGGTCGCTCCCCGGCGCGCGATACAGGCACTTCGTGATGCGCCGCTCGTTCATCGACACCTGGTAGGTGGACGAGCCCTTCGGGCAGAGCGCTCCCTCGGTATGCGGCGCGTCCGGATCCCCCTCGATGTCGATGATCTTGTTGTCCTTCACGTAGATCAGCTGCGCGCAGCCCACCGCGCAGTACGGACAGACGCCCGGGAAGACCTTGGCTTCCTTGATCCGGATCGAGGTGGCGGCGGCTTCCACCGGGGTCAGATCGATGCCCTTGGTGGCGACGACCACCCCGGCGGCGCCGGCGCCAAATTTCAAGAATCCGCGTCGCGAGAGACTCATAGCGACACCCCTCTTGTGTCAGACTTGGTTCGCAGACAGGCCTCGCCGTCCCTGCAGGCGTGGTCGCGCCATGGGCGGTACGTCAGATCTCCGGGCTGGCGATCTCTTCCCAGACACGACGCACCACGACGATCTTCTCGGGGCGACCCCCCGCGGGCTCGACCTTGACGATGTCTCCGGGGTTCAGGGCTTCGAGTCCGGACTTCCCTTCGTCGCTGAGGACGACGGTCTGCTCGCTGCAACTCAACTCGGTGCAGACATCGGCCGCGCCCCTGACGCGCAGGCGACCCTTCGACGCGTCCACGTCAACGACCGTAAGGCGGGTCTGCTGCAGGCGCTCGGTGAGGCTCTGCGTCATCGCGGATCCTCCGAAGGACGTGAGAAGTCGGGCATTCGATCTAGTTGGCGGCATCGTAATTTGGTCAGACCAGACTGTCAAGCGCGCTGCGTCAGGCAATTCGCCTGGCTTGCCGCAGCTTCACAAGCACCTGCCGGTCCCGGGACCGCCCTCCGTCGAGCATGCTGGGGGGGCGTCCGGCGCGCGATCCTGGACCGCGTAGAGGGCCAGGCGGGCATCCAGGAGCTGGCGCGCCTCGTCGATGCGGCCCGCCTGAACCGACTCGATGATGCGGGCGTAGCTGGCGCGATCCACCAGGGGGCCGTTGACGAGCGGATTGTAGAGACGACTCAGCTCGAGGAGGACGGGCTTCAGCCGCTCGAGATCGTCGAGGCTCGCCTCCGCCCGCTGGAAGAGCTCGAGCCCGGTGTCCTGGCGCTTCATCCGGCGCCAGTGCTTGCGCGCCTCCACCTCGTCCGGCGTCGGCTCAGCCATGGGACACGCCCGCCGGCTCGGAGAGCAGGAGGCCGTCGCCGGCGTAGAGGTTGAGGCCGTCCGAGCGCACGTACCCGCAGACCGTGATGTTGAGCTGCTCGGCCAGAGCCACCGCCATCTCCGTCGGTGACGTCCGCGACGCGACGATCGGCACGCCCATCCGCGCGGCCTTGAGGAGCATTTCGGACGACACGCGCCCCGTCGACAAGAGGATCCGGTCTGGCGTGGGAATCCCGCGCAGCAGCGCTTCGCCCTTCACCTTGTCGACCGCGTTGTGACGCCCGACGTCCTCGGCGACGATCAGCAGCTGCTCGCCGTCGGCGAGGGCGGCGCCGTGGATGCCGCGCGAAGTCTTGTAGTGGGCCGCGGCCGCGAAGAGATCCTTCATCCGGGCGCTGAGCTGCTCCGGGCGCACCTTGAGCGACGAGGCCAGGCGCGGGAACAGACGGTGATCGATCCGGAAGGTGATCCCGCCGCCGCAGCCGGAGGTGAGAATCCGCTCCGAGGGCAGGGTGACCGGATGGGTCAGCGTCGCGTCCACGCGACCGTCGACCGCGGAAACCTCCAGGCGGGCGATCTCTTCGGGATCCGCGATGACCTTCTCCATCCACAGGTAGCCGACGACCAGCGCCTCTATCTTCATCGGTGAGCACAGCAGCGTGAGGAAGCGCTCGCCGTTGACGTACATGGTCAGCGGAAGCTCCCGCACGACCTCGCCGCTGACCTCCTCGGCCCGGTCACCGCGGACTCTGAAGTACGTTCGCATCTCCGCCTCGCATTCTAGCAGCTTCCATCGGAGGGGGCCTCGACGGCCCCCTCCGACACCTCCTCCAGGAAGGGGAAAACGTTGCGCCGGCAAAGCCGGCGCTCGAACCCTACTTGCGGGGGTAAAGGACACGCAGCAAGGTGAGGCCGTGCGCCGGCGCCGTCGGGCCCGCCCGGGTCCGGTCGCGCGACCTGAGAACCTCCCCGAGCCACGCGGGTTCGCGCGACCCGCGCCCGACTGCCACCAGGCTCCCGACGATGGTGCGCACCATGTGGTGCAGATAGCGGTCCGCCGAGACCAGGATCGCCAGGCGATGCCTGCGGCGCAGCACGTGCAGGGCGCGGACGTCGCACAACGCCGGCGCGTCGCGGCCGGCCGCGGCGCAAAAGGCGCTGAAGTCGTGCCGGCCCCGCAGGCCCATCAGCGCTTGCCGCATCGCGCCGGCATCGAGCGTCCGGACGACGTGCCAGGCGTATCGCCGGAGCAGCGGGTTCGCGACCGGTCCGTTGTCGATGAGGTAGGCGTAGCGTTTGCCGATGGCGGCGCGCCGCGCCTGGAAGCCGGCGTCCGCCTCGGCGACCCCGGTGATACGGATGTCCGGGGGCAGCTCGGCGTTGAGCGCGCCCATGACGGCCGCCGGCGATAGCGCCGCCTCCGTCGTCAGCGAGGCGACCTGGCGCAGCGCGTGGACGCCGGCGTCGGTGCGGCTGGCGCCGGTGACGCGCGTGGCCGGCCCCAGGAGCTTCCGCGCCGCCGCGACGAGGAGCCCCTGCACGGTGGGCAGCGTGGGCTGGAACTGCCACCCCGCGTAGGCGGTGCCGTCATACGACAGCACCAGACGGAGGACGCGTGCCGGCGGCGTGATGCGGACTTAGCGGCGCCGGGACGCCCCGGGCGGCACCAGCGCCAGCCAGACGAGCGCGACCAGGAGGAAGAGGAAGACGTTGACGATCAGGTGCGTGGACACGTGGGCCAGACCGACCATGCGCCCTTTCTCGTCGAGCCAGCTCTGCCGGGCGAAGTCCTTCGGCTCGTAGTCGTGGGGATCGTAGCCGCCGATCGCACCGACGAACCGGGCGACACTGGGAACCACGGCGTAGGCCACGACGACGATCGTCAGGACGACCGCGATGTGAAAGCGGGTGTGATATCCGAAGTGCCGGTGGTAGTACCGCCTGAGGCCGATGGGCTTCCCCACCCCCTCCCCGGTTACGTGCGCAGCAGCAGCTCCGCGATCTGCACCGCGTTCGTCGCTGCGCCCTTGCGCAGCTGGTCACCGACCACCCAGAAGACCAGGCCGCGCGGGTGCGAGAGATCCTCGCGGATGCGGCCGACGTAGCAGTCGTCCTGCCCTTCGACCAGGATGGGCATCGGGTACCGGTGCGCGGCCGGCTCGTCCCAGAGCTTGAGCCCCGGGAACCGCGCGAACAGCTCCCGCGCCCGCTCGGCGGTGATCTTGGCCTCCGTCTCCACGTTCACGGCAACGGAATGACAGGTGAACACGGGCACCCGCACGGTCGTCGGCGAGATCTGCAGATCCGGCAGCGCCAGAATCTTCCGCGCCTCGTTGACCAGCTTCATCTCCTCGCCCGTGTAGCCGTCGGGGCCGAACCGGTCGATGTGCGGGATGAGGTTGAACGCCAGCTGGTGCGGGAAGTGCTGCGGCACGATCGGTTCGCCCCGAGCCCAGGCGAGCGTCTGCTGGCGGAGGTCCTCGATGCCGCTGACGCCGGCGCCCGACGCCGCCTGGAAGCTCGTCGCCACCACCCGGCGCAGCCGGCCGGCGTCGTGGAGCGGCTTGAGCGGCATCACCGTGACGATCGTCGTGCAGTTGGGAACGGCCAGGATCCCCTGGTGCGTCTTGGCGACGTGACCGTTGATCTCGGGCACGACCAGCGGCACCTGCGGGTCCATCCGGAAGGCGCTCGACTTGTCGATGACCACGGCCCCCGCCCGGCGAATCATCGGCACGAACTCCTTCGACTGCGCCGACCCCGCCGAGCAGAACACGATGTCCAGACCCCTGAAGGCGGGGGCCTCGACCCGCTGGACTGTGACGGGCTCGCCCCGGAAGGTGACCGTCTTGCCCACCGACCGCGCGGAGGCGAAGCAGCGGAGCTCGCGGATCGGGAACTTCCGCTCCTCCAGGACGCGGAGCGTCGTCTGCCCCGCCGCGCCGGTGGCGCCGATCACCGCGACCGCCACACCCGCTGCCATCAGTACTGAGCCTCCACCTCTCTCACGATGAGATCGGTCATCTGCCGGGTGCCGACCGTCCCGGTGCCGGCCGGCGCGACGTCGCGCGTCCGGTGGCCCTTTTCCAGGACGCGCAGCACGGCGGCATCCACCCGGTCGGCGTCGCCGGCCCGGTCCAGCGAGTACCGCAGGAGCATTCCGGCCGACAGGATCGCGGCGATCGGGTTGGCCACCCCCTGACCCGCGATGTCCGGCGCCGTCCCGTGCACGGGTTCGTAGAGCCCCATCGCGCCGCCGCCCGCCCCCACGAGGCCTAATGACGCCGAGGGCAGCATGCCCATCGATCCGGCCAGGATCGCGGCCTCATCCGACAAAATATCACCGAAGGTGTTTTCGGTCACGATCGTGTCGAAGTGAGTCGGCTTCTGGACCAGCGCCATGGCGCAGTTGTCGACCAGCATGTGCTCGAGCGCGACGTCCGGGTAGTCGCGGGCGGTCTTCGTCACCACGTCCCGCCACAGCTGGGAAACGGCCAGCACATTGGCCTTGTCGACCGACGCCAGGCGCCGCCGGCGCCGGCGGGCCACGTCGAAGCCCACGCGCGCCACGCGCTCGATCTCCCGCGAGGTGTAGGTCATCGTGTTGATGGCGCGGGCGCGGCCGTCGGCGAAGTACTCCACGCCCCGCGGCTCGCCGAAATAGAGGCCGCCCGTCAGCTCGCGGACCACCATGATGTCCGTTCCCTCGACCACCGAGCGCTTCAGCGGCGAGGCATCCACCAGCATGGGGAAGCACCGGGCCGGCCGGAGGTTGGCGTAGAGGTCCAGCTCCTTGCGGATGGCCAGCAGGCCCCGCTCGGGGCGCTGCTCCTGG contains:
- the fdnG gene encoding formate dehydrogenase-N subunit alpha, producing MSLSRRGFLKFGAGAAGVVVATKGIDLTPVEAAATSIRIKEAKVFPGVCPYCAVGCAQLIYVKDNKIIDIEGDPDAPHTEGALCPKGSSTYQVSMNERRITKCLYRAPGSDRWEEKPLDWMMEQIAQRVRKSRDETFVQKAKAGDKEITVNRCEGVAWLGSSVLDNEENYLIAKLSRGLGLVNLENSARLCHSATVPALGATFGRGAMTTNLIDVLNADVIMPTSNWAECHPVSYKWVMKAKERGAKIIHVDPRFTRTSATADIWVPIRSGTNIVFFGGLIRYAIENKKYFHDYVVAYTNAPLLLDPSFKTATDLDGVFSGFDAQKRSYDQSTWKFQLDADGYPKKDPTLRDPNAVWQRLRRHYSRYTPEMVERVCGIPKDLFLKVAETYCSASGRDKTATASYALQLNQSTNGVQQIRALCMLQLVLGNVGRPGGGVVALRGHSNVQGATDFGTLYHMLPGYPPMPLQAAHPTFTDYLEKTTPKGGYWVNNPKFVVSLLKAWWGPAATKENDFAYDYMPKREKADAYSHQHFTIGMLKGAVKGFISMGQNPAVDSPNAKMVRAALRNLEWMVVVDLFETDTAAVWKEPGIDPKSSKVEVFFIPGAPAAEKDGSITNTMRLAQWHVKAVEPPDDARSDAAFVVDVGNRVKALYKDSKAAKDRPILDLVWDYQPQGPKKEPTMELVLKECNGYATEDIKEKDGKELYKQGQPLKTFGHLKDDGSTACGNWIYTGIYPEEGKNLALRREKPKEGDYLAHTWGFVWPANRRILYNRASADPSGKPWSEKKKLIWWSKDEKKWVGLDVPDFGPTLAPDAPRAKDGPLKGISGTDAFIMNPHGLGQFFASVVDGPFPEHYEPFESPTKNLLSKVQNNPVAKYWDIGDLNKLGTPDKYPYVLTTYRLTEHHAAGMSRHVPWLSELFFGHFAEIGPEMAKQLGIQNGDMITVETPRAKIKVRALVTERIKPFIIDGKKVYQVGIPWHWGYQGVMKSARGDITNDLVASLGDPTTFIQESKALLCNVRKGVS
- the fdhD gene encoding formate dehydrogenase accessory sulfurtransferase FdhD, whose translation is MRTYFRVRGDRAEEVSGEVVRELPLTMYVNGERFLTLLCSPMKIEALVVGYLWMEKVIADPEEIARLEVSAVDGRVDATLTHPVTLPSERILTSGCGGGITFRIDHRLFPRLASSLKVRPEQLSARMKDLFAAAAHYKTSRGIHGAALADGEQLLIVAEDVGRHNAVDKVKGEALLRGIPTPDRILLSTGRVSSEMLLKAARMGVPIVASRTSPTEMAVALAEQLNITVCGYVRSDGLNLYAGDGLLLSEPAGVSHG
- the truA gene encoding tRNA pseudouridine(38-40) synthase TruA, which codes for MLSYDGTAYAGWQFQPTLPTVQGLLVAAARKLLGPATRVTGASRTDAGVHALRQVASLTTEAALSPAAVMGALNAELPPDIRITGVAEADAGFQARRAAIGKRYAYLIDNGPVANPLLRRYAWHVVRTLDAGAMRQALMGLRGRHDFSAFCAAAGRDAPALCDVRALHVLRRRHRLAILVSADRYLHHMVRTIVGSLVAVGRGSREPAWLGEVLRSRDRTRAGPTAPAHGLTLLRVLYPRK
- a CDS encoding aspartate-semialdehyde dehydrogenase — translated: MAAGVAVAVIGATGAAGQTTLRVLEERKFPIRELRCFASARSVGKTVTFRGEPVTVQRVEAPAFRGLDIVFCSAGSAQSKEFVPMIRRAGAVVIDKSSAFRMDPQVPLVVPEINGHVAKTHQGILAVPNCTTIVTVMPLKPLHDAGRLRRVVATSFQAASGAGVSGIEDLRQQTLAWARGEPIVPQHFPHQLAFNLIPHIDRFGPDGYTGEEMKLVNEARKILALPDLQISPTTVRVPVFTCHSVAVNVETEAKITAERARELFARFPGLKLWDEPAAHRYPMPILVEGQDDCYVGRIREDLSHPRGLVFWVVGDQLRKGAATNAVQIAELLLRT
- the leuB gene encoding 3-isopropylmalate dehydrogenase — protein: MTTYRVAVLPGDGIGQEVIPEAMRVLQAVAKGAGIGFEFEQGLVGGAALDATGMPLPPDTLKLCREAHAVLFGAVGGPKWDGAPQEQRPERGLLAIRKELDLYANLRPARCFPMLVDASPLKRSVVEGTDIMVVRELTGGLYFGEPRGVEYFADGRARAINTMTYTSREIERVARVGFDVARRRRRRLASVDKANVLAVSQLWRDVVTKTARDYPDVALEHMLVDNCAMALVQKPTHFDTIVTENTFGDILSDEAAILAGSMGMLPSASLGLVGAGGGAMGLYEPVHGTAPDIAGQGVANPIAAILSAGMLLRYSLDRAGDADRVDAAVLRVLEKGHRTRDVAPAGTGTVGTRQMTDLIVREVEAQY